A region of the Brachyhypopomus gauderio isolate BG-103 chromosome 11, BGAUD_0.2, whole genome shotgun sequence genome:
CACATCATATTTCCTTACACGGATTGTTGGAAATTGCTATAATTTTCAATGACTGATTGCTGACATAACCAAGTAGGCCTGCTTTTTGTTAAAGAATTAAGTTAAAATGTTATATGCTATTATATCAAACATACAGTTGGGAGTCTACGCTGAAAGTATTGGGGAGGCCACTGATTGACCCGTCTTGCTACAGGCCTATCAGGCCAATTACGGGTGTGTGAGACAGGCAGGCTGCAGGCAGGAGCTATACCTCAAGGGAGAGAGTATACCTGTGTAGCCCCTTGGTTAACAAAGGTATGTAGTATCATGTTTTCTTCTTTGTTGGGGGGTAATTATTAATAAAATCATTTGGGATTATAAGTCTACTTAATAGTAAATGTTTTGTCTGATGGCTCAAATTGCCCTATCAGCAGTCTcgagggttgggggggggggggggggggggagacacacCCCTTATTTGGTTATATGAATTAGAAACACTGCTAAGGTTTCAATCGATGTCACACATCCTGAACTTGTTGTATGCACTAGGTTTATTCCTGTCTTATATTCCCTTGGCTATAGGTCGTACTTAAGTAAATAAACGctcatctcccccccccccccccccctacatcCTAACCTCCCTCACCACTAGCAACGTCTTTAATCAGTGACGGTCAGCGCTTCTGTGCCTGCCACGGACATTTACCGTGATGTGCGCATGAGGACGCGGATGGTGGAGTGTTGTGCTAGTTAAGTGTACATACCGTATGCTACATGTCAGTAGCTTAAGGCTACATGCAAGTTTAGCCTAAAGATCCGTGTGCGTGCTATGAGTCTAAACGTACATGTGTTGGCTACACGTAGGTTACTGCATTAGTTATACCAGATGTTACACAATGACAAGCCTATGCAGGTGTTACAAAACGGATGTAGATGACATTGGCACATAGCTAAACATACATACACCTTATATAAGATGTGAATTCCATTGTCACCCGACAGCAAATATGTCAAATGGCCTGATGAAATAGGATTGTTAAGAATTTTTTCAGCTAGTTTTATTATGCCGGGCTTCAACAGGCCATGACATAAAACATTGGTAAGACAACCATGTTTTTGGTATAATTGCTGTCGTGCTAGGTAGAGAACAGTTAAAGTGTCTACAATTAGTCCTTAGCGAATCAGACCCTGCACCAGTGTTAGCATACaagctcttctctctctctctctctctctctctctctctctctctctctctcttttgcagCGTGGAAAGCACTTGTGGCAATCTGCGTTAGTAGAGCCGATCTGCATTGCGTCGAACCCCTCCCCCAGCCATCCTGTCGCTCGCGCGCCCCCCGCGCGCTCTGCCTTTCTCCCGCGTGCAACTCAGTGCAACAATATGCTGGCTATTATTAAGAAATTATTCTCTATATCCTTATTGATTTCGCTCCTTAATCCCCGTGCACATCCATTCCCATATCAGCGTGTCCAGATAAAACAGACCTTTCGTCATCGTTTATACTCGTATGAGtgaattttttttgctgatgcagTAATGTCTGGAAATGGCATGGGCTCGCGTGCCCCTTAATGTATCTGCCCCCGAGCTGCAGCAGCACAATTTCTCATACGGTATAAACCATTCACACCGATGTGCCGCCGCACGCGCAGGGGAGGAGGACGTTGCGgcttcaggtttttttttcttcatctttTAGCACTTTTTTTGTTCGCTTTCTATGAATTGAAATCCATTCTGCGGTATCTTCTGCCGCACGTggaaacattttaaacatttgatttttttaGAGTAATAAAGTAACGGAACACGTTTGCTTTTCAAGCAACAAGATCGGATATGGTCTTTTGTTCCCTAAGACGGGCATGACCAACTTCAGCTTTTAAGGACTATAAGGAAAACGGCTCGTCCGTAATGAGATGCGAAGTGTTAATTAATGCATACAAACCAAAGGCGCTATTACTGACAGCTGATGATACCGCGCGCGGACAAGACGCATTCCACCAGTATTCCTTCTGATCAGCGCGAGGTAAGAACAAGATTAGCATTTGTGACCTTAAGCCGCTTTTAAATATCGGTTATAatactggtggtggtgtttatCTTCGTACTTTCTGTAGTTAGTCTGTTTCTTCGTTCCTAAGTTCGTTTCGGTCTTGAACAATGAGAGTGGATTAAGCCTGAAAAGTAATCTGTGACAGTCCCGTTACATTTTCACTGTGAAAACTATAGCACAGTCCTTTGGAATCTAGTAATTTAATGCAATAAATTGCGGCAAATAATACATGTGTAACAAATaaatgatagatagatagatagatagatagatagatagatagatagatagatacgtacatacatatacatacatacatacatacatacgtaCATGCATACAGATACATAGATAGACAGAGTGAAATTGCTGAGGTGGCAGATATCTCCGCTGTTCGATCCGTTTTTTTCCTCCTCTCTGACTGGGTGACAGAGGCAGCAGTAACGGATGCAGTGGTACAGAGCAATGGAGCCGCAGAGGAGCCACACTGAGGAGAAGTGAGTTCACCCCAAACCGGGGAACTAGCCAGCAGGACAAGGAGACCCAGCTGAGGAGGAATTCAAGCAAGAGGGACTATATGTTTGCACCATCGCACTGACTGCAGTCCTGCAGTGCTTTGACTCGGACTTGCAGGATGACCGTAGTGGCCGGAGATAACATGGACGAGACTTCAGCGGTGCCGGGGCATCCGCAGGACACGTACTCCCCCGACCACGATGACCACGACTGCTGCGAGAGAGTGGTTATCAACATCGCCGGGCTGCGCTTCGAAACCCAACTCAAAACGCTTGCGCAGTTCCCAGAGACTCTGCTGGGGAATCCCAAGAAGAGAATGCGCTACTTCGACCCCTTGAGAAATGAATACTTCTTTGACCGAAACCGCCCCAGCTTTGACGCCATCCTCTACTACTACCAGTCCGGCGGGCGGCTGAGGAGGCCAGCGAACGTCCCATTGGATATGTTCTCCGAAGAGATTAAGTTCTATGAACTTGGGGTGGAGGCAATGGAGAAGTTCCGCGAGGACGAGGGGTTCATCCGCGAAGAAGAGCGGCCCCTTCCTGAAGTGGAGTTCCAGAGACAAATCTGGCTCCTGTTCGAACACCCAGAGAGCTCCGGACCAGCTCGAGGCATCGCTATCGTGTCAGTCATGGTCATTTTGATTTCCATCGTTATTTTCTGTTTGGAGACTTTGCCTGAACTGAAACAGGACAATAAGGGGAAAACACGGATAATAGGCAACAGCACGTTCTACTACAAACCAAGCATCCTCACTGACCCCTTCTTCATTGTAGAGACCCTCTGCATAATCTGGTTCTCCTTTGAACTTATAGTACGGTTCCTTGCATGTCCAAGCAAGGCAGCCTTCTTTAAGAACATGATGAACACTATAGATATAGTAGCTATTATCCCTTATTTCATTACTCTAGGCACAGAGTTGGCGGAGGACGCGGAAGGCAAAGAGGTCAAAGGTGAGCAGGCAACATCACTGGCCATCCTCAGGGTGATTCGTCTGGTCAGGGTGTTTAGGATTTTCAAGCTGTCCCGCCATTCAAAAGGCCTGCAGATTTTAGGGCAGACCCTAAAGGCCAGCATGAGAGAGCTCGGCCTGctcatcttcttcctcttcatcgGAGTCATCTTGTTCTCGAGCGCTGTGTACTTCGCAGAGGCCGAGGACACCGAGTCACACTTCAGCAGCATCCCAGACGCCTTCTGGTGGGCTGTGGTCTCCATGACGACAGTGGGCTACGGAGACATGGTGCCGGTGACCATAGGGGGCAAGATTGTTGGGTCGCTGTGTGCCATCGCCGGTGTGCTCACCATCGCCCTGCCCGTGCCTGTCATCGTCTCCAATTTCAACTACTTCTAtcacagggagacagagggtgAGGAGCAGGCCCAGCTCTTGAACGTGAGCAACCCCAACATCGCTTCCGATTCCGACTCGAGCCGACGCAGCTCTTCGGTTGCCAGCAAGTCTGAGTACATGGAGATTGACGGAGACATGAACAACAGCATGGACAACTTCCGCGAGGCCAACCTCAGAACTGGCAACTGCACCATAGCCAATCAAAACTGTGTGAACAAAAGCAAGCTGCTCACTGACGTTTAAAGTTTAGTACGGCACCATTGGACTTTGAAGGTTTCCATTACATTGTTGATTGCTTCAGTATTTGAATGGTTCATTTAACTCCCTAGTGCACTCCTGCAATTATTATACACTGCAGATTAAAAGACAGCAAATCAAAATATGATCTTAGAATATGAGACAGATACAGTTATGTATATACACTATACAACTGTGTAATTCAGTTTCAACAGGGCCCTGCATATAAGCTATACATTGGGAAGCAGACCCCTGTAGAACGTATAGGAACATCTGTATTTAATCCGCCAGTTCTCAAGAAGCCTCTGGATGACTCTTCCTAGCCAGCAGTAGTATGATTGTTGAAACATTATGCATGGATTACAGATTACATGGATTACAGATTACATGGATCACAGATTACTTCAGCAAGTTGCACAATACATCCAAGGCAAAAATGCATAAAACGACATCCGTCCCAAGAGGACAAGGTGAGCCGTCATCAGCGTTTGGCCTGCACGTGGTCTTCCTCATGAGACTCCACACCTACTGACCAGCTAAGCACCTTATAGCAACAAGACTGATCTCCTGCTGGCCTGCTGTGAGGGACAAAGTCCCCACCTCATGGACATCTGCAATGCTGCTCCTTTCCAGCAGATGCTGTAACAGATATCACCAAGTGATTCAATGCCGTGCCCTTTAGATGCAACACAGCACAATGAAAGGGAGAAAAAGAGCTTAGCAGCAAGCATGTTTCGATTATGCTCATTTTGAccttgtgtgagcatgtgtgagacatcacttctttctctcatttgtttctccctccctctctattttCATTCACCGCCTATCAGTCATTACCATGAGAAATGCATTGGTTTGATATGATTTGAAATGCTTCTCATTTCTTCTCATTTAGCTGTATCTAAGGACTGAATGTTTAAATGTAAGGGAAACCATCTTAATGAGAACATAGCATGTTAAAATAACCTGCATTATGGCCTATTCAAACTAAGGTACTGTGTATCCTAGTATATTTAATGCATGACACAGGTATTATACAGCTTGTTGCAATGTAGACACTTCAGAAGGTGTCGCTGTTACTATCAGGGAAACTAGGGACTCTGAATCCTGAGATTTTCTGAAACGTGACAAAAAATATATGCAAGCCCCCAGCACAGGGATGCAAACTTTCTAATGTAAAAGTACTCTAAGAAACAGAGAAAACACAACAAATAATACTATGAAACTGCATATACTCTTAATAAGCACCTGTTAAAAGATAAGTATTACTTCAGTAGTGCAGTGCATGGGCCTTTTCTCAAGAAGAGAACAATGAACAAAATGCAATTCATGCTTCCATATTTGCAGTCAAATTTAGGGCATCATGGATTTCGTCAAGCAGGATGCAAAATAATTACTTTTATTAGTTGCTAGTGCCTTTTGACCCTCTCAACAGTAAGATATGGGATAGTGCCTCGCTTAAATGGATTCCATGGAGTTATGACAGGAGGTGAATTCTGTCACAGCACTTGTGTTGAGAAAGATAAGTAAACTGAGAATGTGTGTAGAAAAACAAGGGTATAATAAAAGTATCCTGACATGACACATGGTTGTCAGGCACAACTTGACTCTCCTGCATTATCATGCACTAAGGCCCTGATATGGCATTATGGATGGGCCACACAGAATGGGGGAAGAGGGGTATCTCTTAtacgttttcttttttttcaatctgcCTTGCATTGTAGTTTTAACTTGTGTTGTGCCATAATGAGTCTACCTCAGCGAGGTCGTCACCTTGGGGAGGAAGTGGGGTTACCATTGGCCAGAGCGTCTCTATGGTGCAGAGCTCCTGTAAGTGTGGGAAGGCTGTGGCCAGTTGTGTGTTATACGTCAATAAGAAAAACTTGATTTCAGAGAACCCCAACAGCTGTCCTTTATGGAAGCGCTGTAAATAAAGACAGCAGTGTGACCATATTCCCTGAATCCCGGTTCCCTTTTAGCTATGCACAATCAAGACATCTGCTTTTACTTGGCATTCTGAATTTCATGTGCGTTATGTTTTTATCGTCATGGCTGTGTTTGTGGGAAAGGTCGGCAGCCTGACCCTCAGATGAGCAGTGAGAACATCTAGGATTACAAGTGAGAATGACTTTATAGAATTTGAAACTGGGAAATGTGTCCAAAAATACATATtccatgtttttttattattattatttttttaaagcctgGTGTCTTTGAAAAAAAGTCTGTGTCTTGGGTGGAAAAAAACCCTGTGTCATGAGTCAGCCTCGGATTGTCTGTCATTGTTGGTGTAAGTTATTGTGACCTATGGAAGGTTATACAGAAACTGATAGCTTTAAGTTGGGCCCAGTTATATTAATTAATGAAACAATTGAAAATGAAACAAGGTTGAAAAAGTGCTTCTAACAGTGGCTCCATTGAAACACACCGTCTTTTGGAGTTTTTATTCCCAGCGGACACTGCAGATGTTTTTATGGAGAGACTGAGTAGTTGAGTCCGTGTTAATATGTCTGATGTAAATGTCATTTTAgatagaaataaaaataaatagataaatcaAACGTAGACATAAGTTAGGCTACTACCTACTAGGACAAAGCTACAAAAGAAcagtcatttatttcagtatGTTCAATTGTACATTAGGGAGAACCAGCTAACAGTGGCACATGAACGGTGATGGAGCCATATGGTGCTATGCATATATTTAACATCAACGTATATTATGACAGCAATAGAGATTAGAGATCCATATTTACAGGGACTGAATTTAACAGCAATTGTTATCTATTTACACTGGGTTTCTTAAGAATGCAACATTCAACAAGGGCTCTGGTTATTTTAGTAGTTGTACTTGTTATAAGGCTAAAGGTagaaaagtttattttttccttGCAAGTTATGACCATAATGCAAGAAAAAGCACTGTAATGACATATAGCACTTCCTGAGGTcaggttttgttgttgttgttgttgttgttgttgttgttgttttgtcctGTCTGGGATAGGACAACAAATTGAAAAGCTGCTACtccatgtttttttgttttttttttttgccatgtTTCTTATTTAGACATATCAGTCTTGGTTACATTATATAATATCAGTTTTGGTTACATTATATAATATCAGTATATCAGTCTTGGTTAAGGTCTGTTCAGACATTCAGTTGAGTATGTGATTCAAACTGATAGCCACTAAAGATTTTCATTAAGAATCATTCAGATTTTCAATTATTCTGTCATTTCCACCACTGAATTTGATAAGTTTCCTTGCTcgtttcattttggtttttaataGTCTTTGTGAGTAAACGAACCATTTTTGGTAAGGTTCAAAAAGTTAAAGTAGCACACTGCTTTAGAGATGACCCTAGAGATGACCCTAGAGAGAGACGAGGGACACGCTACCATGTCATTATCAATGCTCTAACAGTAAGATGCTACTATGCCAAAGGAAAGGAGGAGATGGCTCCAGGGAGTGGTTCTTCAGAGAACACTGCAGACATGAGATGTTCCTTCACCTGCACTGCCTCATGTTGCTATGTacgtttttattttttcttctgtGGCTCAGTAGATAGTTGTGGTTCAGAGAAACCGTGCCCTTGTAAAATCAGCAGACTCCACTGAGTCTATATGACAAGCCATGACAAATATATAGGTAGAACTTAGCTAGTATTATCAATCTTCAAATAGAGTTTAAAAAATGGCATTCGCATATGTTGTTTACATTAATCACACTGTTAACATCATATAAGTGTACCAAACTGAAATCCCATTGTGAAGTTATACTGTAAAGATACATATCTCAACTGATcgcaaaaaaacaacaaaaaaaatctgcATGGTATGTGAATGCATGAGCTTAGTCTTTCAAAACTGAGGGTCAGCGATGTTCCGGTTGCATCATTTTAAAGCCCTTGCTCCCGTGTGTCTcggccacacactcctccatcgcTCCAGTGTCATCTGACTCTTTTCACTTCGGTCTGGGGATTTGTGTTCTGTTTGCATCCAGTCAAATCTCAACCCACAGATCATCATTTCTTTTCCtttcttattttttttttccaagttGGACTTGCTATGGATGAAGAATATGTAACACTAAGTGTGAGATTACAGTCGGTTCCCGAGGGAATGCGGTATGCTCTGTAAGCATACAAAAGTCACCATCTACCAGGCATCTCAGCAATGTGTTCATGTCAAATTAATGAGTTAGATTGTCATCTTCATTACATGTAAAAACCACTCTGTTAgactgatgtttttatttatttattttaaatattttcactACAAGGTGTCAGATACTGACAAAGGCATGGTCTGTGATCTATGCAAGGGTGTTTTTGTTTCTTATATGTCATATATGATTTCAttatacatttaaatcaataaaTTTTTAAGGATCCGTTCTGTGCTTTATCTGTATTATTACTGTTCTTAATGTGTTATTATTGATATAAATGCACCTATCACATATTCCCTACTCAGCCTTTAATGTTCTAGTGTGAAAAGACATCGGAAAGTCAGAACATGATCTGTTGTGACGGCGGCGAGGATGGAGTGAGAGGCATGTGGTTCATGGGGggtctttattctccatagCAACGTAAAATGTGCAGCAACGAGCAGAAATGAAACACAATGAAAGTGAAATAAAGcaggtcagtgtttgtgtgtgtgtgtgtgtgtgtgtgtgtgtgtgtgtgtgtgtgtgctgccataCTGCTGTGCTGCCgtgctgtgctgctgtgttgctgtgctgCCGTACTGCTGTTCCGTGCTGCTGTGTTACTGTGCAgctgtgttgctgtgctgtgCGGTTGTGTTGCTGTGCTGTCATGCTGCTGTGCTGCTTTGCTGTGCGgctgtgttgctgtgctgtCATGCTGCTGTGGTGCTGTGCTGTTGTGCTGCTGTGCTGTACTGCTGTGCTGCTGTATTGCTGTGCTGTACTGCTGTGTTGCTGTActgctgtgctgctgtgttgcTGTGCACGACGACTAATTATACCTGTTTCCatgcctctctctccttcttcagTCTGGTTGGTGGATGTAGGGAGGCTCAGTGGTGCCTGTGCTGCGTTAGCCCATATCTGCACtattgcacacgcacacacaaacagccatgtacaaacacacacctctgcatgTTTTCATATGCTTTCAGGGTAATAGCATGTGGCTCTGCATGTTCCACCCATGTGCGAGTGATCCAGTTCTCCCTGTCCGGTTCTCCCTGTCCGGTTCTCCCTGTCCAGTTCTCCCTGTCTGTCCACATCCTCTGCACCATCCTCCAGAACTGCAGATCTCTTCTGCAGTTTGGGCTGGGTCTGGGTGGGCTGTAACTGAGCTGAGTGCagcgtttgtgcgtgtgtgtgtgtgtgcgtgtgtgcgtgcatgtgtgtgtgcgtgtgtgtgtgtgagagagagagggagagaaagaaatgaCAGTAAGCAGAGGGAAGAATGGATCTTATCTCTTTTCTGG
Encoded here:
- the LOC143526840 gene encoding potassium voltage-gated channel subfamily A member 1-like; translated protein: MTVVAGDNMDETSAVPGHPQDTYSPDHDDHDCCERVVINIAGLRFETQLKTLAQFPETLLGNPKKRMRYFDPLRNEYFFDRNRPSFDAILYYYQSGGRLRRPANVPLDMFSEEIKFYELGVEAMEKFREDEGFIREEERPLPEVEFQRQIWLLFEHPESSGPARGIAIVSVMVILISIVIFCLETLPELKQDNKGKTRIIGNSTFYYKPSILTDPFFIVETLCIIWFSFELIVRFLACPSKAAFFKNMMNTIDIVAIIPYFITLGTELAEDAEGKEVKGEQATSLAILRVIRLVRVFRIFKLSRHSKGLQILGQTLKASMRELGLLIFFLFIGVILFSSAVYFAEAEDTESHFSSIPDAFWWAVVSMTTVGYGDMVPVTIGGKIVGSLCAIAGVLTIALPVPVIVSNFNYFYHRETEGEEQAQLLNVSNPNIASDSDSSRRSSSVASKSEYMEIDGDMNNSMDNFREANLRTGNCTIANQNCVNKSKLLTDV